A genome region from Gardnerella vaginalis includes the following:
- a CDS encoding bifunctional folylpolyglutamate synthase/dihydrofolate synthase — MSMEHPNSNGERIIDVERDIMRRAPEHNKTNLDLDRMRLILDILGHPEQSMHVIHITGTNGKGSTARMAEAICRAYGLRTGLYTSPHLQRVNERIMIDGEEISDDHFVDVYDQMKDIIDMVDARMDADGKPRMSFFEVLTAMAIWAFADAPVDVAVMEVGMGGEWDATNVMNADAAIIGPVDMDHMQWLGNTVEEIARTKAGIIKPNCTVILGPQPHESQVLPIIQEVANRNNAKLLRDFSDGSGELEVISRTPAVGGQVATLRTPNGTYEDVPIDKFGVHQSHNALAALAAAEVVLPVNGALDGDLVAEALSQVKVPGRIEQVRTSPTIIIDGGHNVNAAESLRKTIEENYNFEQLIGVVAMMADKQVEEYLGVLEPILTKIIVTRNSWRDRVMDPEDLEKIAVNVFGRDRVIRVDDLPDAIQEAVNLVDEDDELGVGYGHGVLICGSFVTAGDARNMLIERVNPDLKKPKDQRANIHPNIAN; from the coding sequence ATGTCTATGGAACATCCAAATAGTAACGGCGAGCGCATTATTGACGTTGAGCGTGATATTATGCGACGCGCTCCAGAGCATAATAAGACGAATCTTGATTTAGACAGAATGCGCCTAATCCTTGATATTTTGGGACATCCAGAGCAATCGATGCACGTAATTCACATTACTGGCACCAATGGCAAGGGATCCACGGCTCGCATGGCGGAGGCGATTTGCCGCGCGTACGGTTTGCGCACAGGTCTTTACACTTCTCCGCATTTGCAACGTGTAAATGAGCGAATCATGATTGATGGCGAGGAAATTAGCGACGACCATTTCGTTGACGTGTATGATCAAATGAAAGACATTATAGACATGGTTGACGCTCGCATGGACGCTGATGGCAAGCCGCGCATGAGCTTTTTTGAAGTTCTTACAGCTATGGCGATTTGGGCTTTTGCTGACGCTCCTGTGGATGTTGCCGTGATGGAAGTTGGCATGGGTGGCGAATGGGACGCCACTAATGTTATGAATGCTGATGCTGCGATTATTGGTCCTGTAGACATGGATCACATGCAATGGCTTGGAAATACGGTTGAAGAAATTGCGCGCACAAAAGCGGGCATTATTAAGCCAAATTGCACTGTGATTTTGGGGCCGCAGCCACACGAATCGCAAGTTTTGCCGATTATTCAAGAGGTGGCAAATCGCAATAATGCCAAGCTTTTACGCGACTTTAGTGACGGCAGTGGCGAGCTAGAGGTTATTTCGCGCACTCCAGCTGTTGGCGGTCAAGTTGCCACTTTGCGCACGCCTAATGGCACTTATGAAGATGTGCCGATTGACAAGTTTGGTGTGCATCAGTCGCATAATGCTTTGGCGGCGCTTGCTGCTGCGGAGGTTGTTCTGCCTGTAAATGGCGCTTTGGATGGCGATTTGGTTGCCGAGGCTTTGAGCCAAGTTAAGGTTCCTGGGCGCATTGAGCAAGTGCGCACTTCTCCGACAATTATTATTGACGGCGGCCACAATGTTAATGCTGCTGAGTCGCTTCGTAAAACAATCGAGGAGAATTATAATTTTGAGCAGCTTATTGGTGTTGTGGCAATGATGGCAGATAAGCAAGTTGAAGAATACTTGGGTGTTCTTGAGCCGATTTTAACGAAGATTATTGTTACTCGTAACTCTTGGCGTGATCGCGTTATGGATCCAGAAGATTTGGAGAAGATTGCGGTTAACGTATTTGGCAGAGATCGAGTGATTCGCGTTGACGATCTTCCAGACGCTATTCAAGAAGCTGTGAATCTTGTTGACGAAGACGATGAGCTTGGAGTTGGATACGGACATGGAGTGTTGATTTGCGGCAGTTTTGTTACAGCTGGCGACGCTCGAAATATGCTTATTGAGCGCGTTAATCCAGACTTGAAGAAGCCTAAGGATCAGCGCGCTAATATTCATCCAAACATTGCGAATTGA
- a CDS encoding UDP-N-acetylmuramoyl-L-alanyl-D-glutamate--2,6-diaminopimelate ligase, which produces MSEKTNLHLNMLDASTILKNYRLLREIIQKLPQTNTEHSDEQNNCTENNIENNDFVHIRNEIWSMNADDFKNYKKTYNHITYDSRDIKKNTLLFIKGNFKPEYLKDADKNGLTTYVAEQSYADYTNAVGLIVTDVRKAMSLLSSEFFGNPQERLRVIGITGTKGKTTTAYFTHAILNEHSEGKAALFSSVDNCLDGKTYVESNLTTPESLDAFRMMSQAVKNGMKYLVMEVSSQAYKVERVYGLHFNVAAFLNISPDHISPIEHPTFEDYLYCKRQIVKNTDALILNADCAHADLILQDAQNEYVDVTTFSRVRKEEMGENICNCPACSDHSDIHPYEKSEKYPELIWTKYVAMPVSSDAQEHYVAVLDNESKKNKKQFVPNYTTIDKFNLKIAGDFNYENATAAIAIANALGINENTDQKALHAIENVQISGRMEVFKDTKSNTVAIVDYAHNYISTKSVVDFVYDKYGNNDLRITLVTGSTGDKAVDRRKEIVQAAQDRINQFVFTQEDTNVEDEMDICKYMQSCVTNPNVESRIIINRAEAIEYSVEEARKDARENNRLNIILAIGKGDERWIKVHNKHVPYEGDSFIIKRLFS; this is translated from the coding sequence ATGAGCGAAAAAACAAATCTTCATCTAAACATGCTAGACGCAAGCACAATTTTAAAAAATTACAGACTTCTACGAGAAATTATCCAAAAACTCCCACAGACCAATACTGAACACTCAGACGAACAAAACAACTGCACAGAAAACAACATAGAAAACAACGATTTCGTGCATATTCGCAACGAAATCTGGTCTATGAACGCGGACGATTTTAAAAACTACAAAAAAACATACAACCACATAACATACGATTCACGAGATATTAAGAAAAACACTCTTCTGTTCATTAAAGGCAATTTTAAGCCAGAATATCTTAAAGACGCTGATAAAAATGGCTTAACTACATACGTTGCCGAGCAAAGTTACGCGGATTACACCAATGCAGTAGGACTTATAGTAACAGACGTTCGTAAAGCAATGAGCTTGCTTTCATCAGAATTCTTTGGAAACCCACAAGAAAGACTTAGAGTTATTGGAATTACGGGAACAAAGGGAAAAACAACAACAGCTTACTTCACTCATGCAATTTTAAACGAACATTCTGAAGGCAAAGCAGCCTTATTCTCCTCCGTTGACAATTGCTTAGATGGAAAAACATATGTTGAATCTAATTTGACTACACCAGAAAGCCTAGACGCATTCCGCATGATGAGCCAAGCCGTAAAAAACGGTATGAAATACCTAGTCATGGAAGTTTCATCACAAGCATACAAAGTAGAGCGAGTATACGGACTACACTTTAATGTGGCAGCATTCCTAAACATAAGCCCAGACCACATAAGCCCAATAGAACACCCAACTTTTGAAGACTACCTGTATTGCAAACGCCAAATCGTAAAAAACACTGACGCGCTTATACTCAATGCAGACTGCGCTCACGCAGACTTAATACTCCAAGACGCACAAAACGAATACGTGGACGTCACAACATTTTCAAGAGTACGAAAAGAAGAAATGGGCGAAAACATCTGCAACTGCCCAGCATGCAGCGATCATTCAGACATTCACCCTTACGAAAAGAGCGAAAAATACCCAGAACTTATTTGGACAAAATATGTAGCAATGCCAGTTTCATCAGACGCGCAAGAACATTATGTTGCTGTTTTAGACAACGAAAGCAAGAAAAACAAAAAACAATTCGTACCTAATTACACAACTATAGACAAATTCAATCTAAAAATCGCAGGCGACTTTAACTACGAAAACGCCACTGCAGCAATCGCAATCGCAAACGCATTAGGCATAAATGAAAACACAGATCAAAAAGCCCTACATGCTATAGAAAACGTTCAAATATCGGGGCGAATGGAAGTCTTTAAAGACACAAAATCCAATACAGTTGCCATAGTGGATTACGCACACAACTACATTTCCACAAAATCTGTTGTCGACTTCGTATACGACAAATACGGTAACAATGATCTTAGAATCACGCTTGTAACAGGATCCACGGGAGACAAAGCCGTTGACAGGAGAAAAGAAATAGTTCAAGCTGCACAAGATCGAATCAACCAATTTGTGTTCACTCAAGAAGACACAAATGTTGAAGACGAAATGGACATTTGCAAATACATGCAATCTTGCGTAACCAATCCAAACGTTGAATCGCGAATTATTATAAACAGAGCTGAAGCTATTGAGTACAGTGTTGAAGAAGCAAGAAAAGATGCTAGAGAGAACAACAGACTCAACATAATACTTGCTATCGGAAAGGGCGACGAACGCTGGATAAAGGTGCACAACAAGCATGTTCCTTACGAAGGAGATTCGTTTATTATTAAACGCTTATTTAGCTAA
- a CDS encoding exonuclease domain-containing protein translates to MPNNINELMEALNETQQQSEKTPLSQSFLLGFDTETTGAILGEDSICSATLVLRNPQNKTHNDVIATWLINPHKPINPKASQVNGFTDEFLQENGGEPTAEIEALAAAVSLAQSKNIPLLAYNAPFDVEMLRHDLKKWDLTSLNNRPNSTINDGEILVVDPLVIDRAVSKRTGKRTLTHTTQFYGVEPIGDFHDATADTVAAVDLIKPISELHENVANLELCDLMTWQRKAYAKWKNSFDEWLKSKGKPASSGNWL, encoded by the coding sequence ATGCCAAACAACATTAACGAGCTTATGGAAGCGCTAAACGAGACACAGCAGCAAAGCGAAAAAACGCCGCTCAGCCAATCCTTCCTGCTCGGTTTCGACACAGAAACAACGGGCGCAATTCTCGGCGAAGACTCCATTTGTTCAGCAACTCTTGTGCTCAGAAACCCACAAAATAAGACTCACAATGACGTGATAGCAACCTGGTTAATAAACCCGCACAAGCCAATTAATCCAAAAGCAAGCCAAGTCAACGGATTTACGGACGAGTTCCTACAAGAAAACGGTGGGGAACCAACGGCGGAAATCGAAGCATTGGCTGCGGCGGTAAGCCTCGCGCAGAGCAAAAATATTCCACTGCTTGCATACAACGCTCCTTTCGACGTTGAAATGCTAAGGCATGATTTAAAAAAATGGGATTTAACAAGCCTGAACAATCGCCCGAATAGCACAATCAACGATGGAGAAATTCTTGTAGTAGACCCATTAGTTATAGACCGCGCTGTTTCTAAGCGCACAGGCAAGCGAACACTTACGCATACAACACAATTCTACGGAGTAGAGCCAATCGGAGACTTTCACGACGCAACAGCAGACACTGTAGCAGCAGTGGACTTGATTAAGCCTATAAGCGAATTGCATGAAAATGTTGCGAATCTTGAATTATGCGATTTAATGACATGGCAACGCAAAGCGTATGCAAAGTGGAAAAACAGCTTCGACGAATGGCTAAAATCCAAAGGAAAACCAGCTAGCAGCGGAAACTGGCTATAA
- the galT gene encoding galactose-1-phosphate uridylyltransferase, which yields MDINDGLNDALGDGLNDVQNHQNAADNNNGEYSYNSYKSYKPGEYARNHIRITATKLSDGRDFFYLDDSPDYVSGLKTRELKDPRKLAYRFASHIDADGNEVQYAAPQMRQDPLTGDWIPMSTARMNRPITAGPGALTKGNPLAARKPGSAYQDGEVPDTDYDVVVFENRFPSMVQVPGVSREPHYLNGNPLWKQAPAAGRCEVICFGPDENMLPAQLPVSRLRTVVEAWAFRTAEISQIDGIEQIFPFENHGAEIGVTLAHPHGQVYSYPFIAPRLEQELRHTQAYFERTGSNLLKDLMLSEIDNASRIVMRNHSWVAYVPAAARWPLEVHVAPVRDVLSLDQLDDQERWDLAQMYSTLLRRGNAFFDKGDGLGMDLPYIAAWHQAPLHDPRRENYRLNLQFFSFRRDVNKIKYLAGSESGMAAWVSDTTPELIAQRFHELGAVDLD from the coding sequence ATGGACATCAATGACGGACTTAATGACGCACTTGGCGACGGACTTAACGACGTTCAAAATCATCAGAATGCTGCTGATAATAATAATGGCGAATATTCTTATAATTCTTATAAGTCATATAAGCCAGGAGAGTATGCTCGCAATCATATTCGCATTACTGCAACGAAATTGTCTGACGGTCGTGACTTTTTCTATCTTGATGATAGCCCAGATTATGTTAGCGGTCTTAAAACGCGCGAATTGAAAGATCCTCGAAAATTAGCGTATAGGTTTGCCTCGCATATTGATGCGGATGGTAATGAAGTGCAGTATGCAGCTCCGCAAATGCGTCAAGATCCTCTTACTGGAGACTGGATTCCTATGTCTACAGCGCGCATGAATAGACCAATCACTGCTGGCCCTGGAGCGCTTACTAAGGGCAATCCGCTTGCCGCTCGCAAACCTGGTTCTGCATATCAAGATGGGGAAGTTCCAGACACTGATTACGATGTTGTGGTTTTTGAAAATCGTTTTCCATCCATGGTTCAAGTTCCTGGTGTAAGCCGTGAACCTCATTATCTTAATGGCAATCCACTATGGAAACAGGCTCCTGCAGCTGGGCGTTGTGAAGTGATTTGCTTCGGACCAGACGAAAATATGTTACCGGCTCAATTGCCAGTATCTCGTTTGCGAACTGTAGTAGAGGCGTGGGCTTTTAGAACGGCTGAAATTAGCCAGATTGATGGCATTGAACAAATATTCCCATTTGAAAATCATGGTGCAGAAATTGGCGTTACTTTAGCTCATCCTCATGGTCAGGTTTATTCTTATCCGTTTATTGCGCCTAGACTTGAGCAAGAATTGCGACATACTCAAGCTTATTTTGAACGCACTGGCAGTAATTTGTTGAAAGATTTAATGCTTTCGGAGATTGATAATGCTTCGCGCATTGTAATGAGAAATCACAGTTGGGTGGCATATGTTCCAGCCGCAGCGCGCTGGCCACTAGAGGTGCATGTTGCTCCAGTTAGAGATGTTCTTTCTTTGGATCAGCTTGATGACCAAGAGCGTTGGGATTTGGCACAAATGTATTCAACATTATTGCGTCGCGGAAACGCATTCTTCGATAAGGGAGATGGATTGGGAATGGATCTTCCATATATTGCAGCATGGCATCAAGCCCCATTGCATGACCCTCGTCGTGAAAATTATCGTCTTAATTTGCAATTCTTCTCATTCCGCAGAGATGTTAACAAAATCAAGTATTTGGCTGGATCTGAGTCTGGTATGGCTGCGTGGGTTTCAGATACTACGCCAGAACTTATTGCACAACGATTCCATGAACTCGGTGCGGTTGATTTAGACTAG
- the galK gene encoding galactokinase, whose amino-acid sequence MPVSFIEAVKNDDGARQATSLFSETFGEYCRMRLQDNGGVWASPGRVNIIGEHTDYNEGLCLPIALPHRTFVALHPRRDTKVRVVSSVNPMSIEQADLDHLHAGDVKGWAAYAIGVAWALRKAGYLKVRGFDAAFVSCVPLGSGLSSSAAMTCSIALALSDAFDLGLSDSDVGRVQLIHAAIMAENEMAGASTGGLDQNASLRCVEGNALLLDCKKDLTPLQSVSQQPFDLAANNLELLVVDTCAPHQLNDGQYAARRMMCQEAAQALNVSSLRAVADSISNSGDLQQTLQDTLNRVQKLGGETMMRRVRHVVTEINRVREFVEAFHKTDITLAGELMNQSHNSLRDDYEVTVPELDTAVDVARNEGAYGARMTGGGFGGSIIALVDTNRAKPIAQAIADEFAKRGFAAPRALSAVPSSSGERIL is encoded by the coding sequence ATGCCAGTATCATTTATTGAAGCAGTGAAGAATGATGATGGTGCCAGACAAGCAACATCACTATTCAGCGAGACTTTTGGCGAATATTGCAGAATGCGTTTGCAAGATAATGGTGGAGTATGGGCAAGCCCTGGACGAGTAAACATTATTGGTGAACACACGGATTATAACGAAGGATTATGCTTGCCTATCGCTCTTCCGCATCGCACTTTTGTTGCGTTGCATCCTAGAAGAGACACAAAAGTTAGAGTAGTTTCAAGCGTTAACCCTATGTCAATCGAACAAGCGGATCTTGATCATCTACATGCTGGAGATGTAAAAGGTTGGGCGGCATACGCTATTGGGGTAGCGTGGGCATTGCGTAAAGCAGGCTACTTAAAGGTACGTGGTTTTGATGCTGCGTTTGTTTCATGCGTTCCGCTTGGATCAGGCTTAAGTTCTTCTGCAGCAATGACATGTTCTATTGCGCTCGCTTTAAGTGATGCATTTGACTTAGGATTATCGGATTCGGATGTTGGGCGTGTGCAGCTTATTCATGCGGCGATTATGGCAGAGAATGAAATGGCTGGAGCTTCAACTGGAGGCTTGGATCAAAATGCTTCTTTGCGATGTGTTGAGGGCAATGCGCTTCTGTTGGACTGCAAGAAAGATTTGACGCCATTACAAAGCGTGAGCCAGCAGCCGTTTGATTTGGCGGCGAATAATCTAGAACTACTGGTTGTAGATACTTGCGCTCCTCATCAGCTTAATGATGGTCAATATGCTGCTCGTCGAATGATGTGTCAAGAGGCTGCTCAAGCGCTTAATGTGTCATCTTTGCGTGCTGTTGCTGATTCTATTTCTAATAGTGGGGATTTACAGCAGACTTTACAAGATACTCTTAATCGAGTGCAGAAGCTTGGTGGCGAAACAATGATGAGAAGAGTGCGTCATGTTGTTACGGAAATAAATCGCGTTCGAGAGTTTGTTGAGGCTTTCCATAAAACAGACATTACTCTTGCGGGAGAATTGATGAACCAGTCACATAATTCATTAAGAGATGATTATGAGGTTACTGTTCCAGAACTCGATACTGCTGTTGATGTGGCTCGCAATGAGGGAGCTTATGGCGCTCGCATGACTGGCGGCGGATTTGGTGGCTCCATTATTGCTTTAGTTGATACTAATAGGGCTAAGCCGATTGCTCAGGCTATTGCTGATGAGTTTGCAAAACGTGGTTTTGCTGCTCCGCGCGCTCTTTCGGCTGTACCGTCGTCAAGTGGTGAGCGAATTTTGTAG